ATCGAGAATCCTCTCCGCGCTGCTGTCCCGTGGCGGGGAGCACGGGGAACTCTTCTTCGAGGAGGTCCGGTCCCTCACGGTCCTCATGGAAGATGGCCGGATCGAACGGGTGGTTTCGGGAACCGACGCGGGGACCGGAGTCCGGCTGCTCTTCCGCGGGAAAACGTACTACGCCTGCACGAACGACCGGGGCGCACACGCCCTTCTCGCCCTTTCGAACGATCTCTCCCGCTACGCGGAGGGGGACGGCGTCCCGGCAGCGCTTCCCGCGGCCGCCCGGAAGGTTCCGGGTCCCACCGTCGTCCGCATTCCTCCCTCCGAACGGGGAATCGGCGAGAAGGTGGCGCGGGTCCGCACGGTCGACCGGATCGCTCGGGGGACCTCGCCGGATGTCCGGCAGGTCCGGGTGACCGGTTCGGAGTCGCTGCGCACCATCGAGGTGGCGGCGCATCCCGGCGTCTTTGCCCGCGAGGTGCAGACGTACGGCGTTCTCGCCGTCCAGTGCGTGGCGGGAGACGAAACCGGGCTCACGATGGGATACGAATCCGCCGGGGGAACGGAGGGACTGGAGTTCCTCGACGGCGGGGTTCCCGAGAATCTGGCCCGCAAGGCCGCCGACAGGGCGGTGCGGGCGCTCCACGCGGCGAAGCTCCCAGGCGGGAGGATGCCGGTCGTCCTCTCCTCCGAGGCGGGAGGGACGATGG
The Deltaproteobacteria bacterium CG2_30_66_27 genome window above contains:
- a CDS encoding peptidase C69 — protein: MAEAVGLSGLPVSRILSALLSRGGEHGELFFEEVRSLTVLMEDGRIERVVSGTDAGTGVRLLFRGKTYYACTNDRGAHALLALSNDLSRYAEGDGVPAALPAAARKVPGPTVVRIPPSERGIGEKVARVRTVDRIARGTSPDVRQVRVTGSESLRTIEVAAHPGVFAREVQTYGVLAVQCVAGDETGLTMGYESAGGTEGLEFLDGGVPENLARKAADRAVRALHAAKLPGGRMPVVLSSEAGGTMVHEAVGHGLEADLARRGMSIYKDKRGERIGSPLVSIVDDATLPGKRGSFGMDDEGTPGERTVLVDRGVLKGFLHDRLSAMKDGVAPTGNGRRESYRHKPIPRMTNTLILPGSTAPERILSGVDRGLFVVKMGGGQVNTVTGDFMFEVAEGYRIEGGKRGEPVRRATITGNGPEVLSMIDRVGSDLGFGIGTCGKDGQGVPVGDAQPTLSIGPPFITVG